The Chromatiales bacterium DNA segment GGCGCATCAGGAAATCGATGAACCGGTGCGCATTGTCCGGATGCGGCGCATCGGCCGGGATTGCCATCACGTCATTGGCGAGCAACGCGCCCTGGGCGGGCACCAGATAGCGAATCTCGTTGCCGTTGTTGGCCTCGACGGCACGATCGCGGGCCTGCAGGATGTCGCCGGAATAGCCGTGCGCGATGCACAGATCGCCATTGGCGAGATCGTTGATGTACTGCGAGGAATGGAAATAGCGGATGTTCTTGCGCACGGCCGCGAATGTCTTCTCGGCGACACCCATGTCCGCGCTGGTGCTGGAATCCGGGTTCTTGCCGGCATAAAACAGCGCACCGGCCAGCCCCTCGGTCGAGTCATCCAGCACACTGATGCCGCATGCGCCGAGCTTAGACGAAACCGCGGGATCGAAGATCAGCCCCCAGCCCATCGGCATCGGCGTGTCGCCAAGTGCCGCCTTGACCTTCGCGACGTTATAGCCGAGGCCCGTGGAACTCCACATGTACGGCACCAGGTGCGCATTGCCCGGGTCGATGCCCGAGAGCTGCTTCATGATGTTCGCGTCGAGGTTGGCGTACTGCGTGAACTTCGACTTGTCGAGGGCGCGGTAGAGCTTCGCCTGCAGATGGCGGGCGGCAAACGGCCGGTCGGTCGGGAACACCACGTCATAGCCGCTGTTGCCGGCAAGCAGCTTGGCCTCGAGGATCTCGTTGCTGTCGTAGACGTCGTACACGACCTTGATGCCAGTCTCCGCGGAGAACTCCTCGAGCACGTCGGTCGCGATGTAATCGCTCCAGTTGAAGACGTTCAGAACGGGCTCTTCCGCGGCCCGCAGCGGTGCCGCCGCAAACAACGCGACGGCAATGAGG contains these protein-coding regions:
- a CDS encoding polyamine ABC transporter substrate-binding protein codes for the protein MKSLRGCLIAVALFAAAPLRAAEEPVLNVFNWSDYIATDVLEEFSAETGIKVVYDVYDSNEILEAKLLAGNSGYDVVFPTDRPFAARHLQAKLYRALDKSKFTQYANLDANIMKQLSGIDPGNAHLVPYMWSSTGLGYNVAKVKAALGDTPMPMGWGLIFDPAVSSKLGACGISVLDDSTEGLAGALFYAGKNPDSSTSADMGVAEKTFAAVRKNIRYFHSSQYINDLANGDLCIAHGYSGDILQARDRAVEANNGNEIRYLVPAQGALLANDVMAIPADAPHPDNAHRFIDFLMRPKVIARITDEVVYPSANAAALEFVSAEVRDDPSVYPPAEVRAKLHSPAEQSGAQQRTRSRVWTRIKAGR